The following are encoded together in the Proteiniphilum saccharofermentans genome:
- a CDS encoding EamA family transporter: MNRNKFTGGIFVFLGACSFGVLSTIVKNAYEEGYTLGQITGSQAFLGMVMLWALYSLQKFLFGAGNRTPLGAAGNASSGRIVRSGEQPLRSLAGDNSSPGRTAWWKVAFAGIFTGLVGIFYYQCVKLLPASIAIILLMQYLWISILIEAVLFRKKPHRMQLIAASIVLVGTVFAAGIFNEAVTLNIKGIGFGLLAAFCYALFLIASGRVGNDLPVLKKGALMITGSCIVTWMIFPPLFLFDGLFFDGLYKWGLMLALLGTVIPPLFFSFGMPRTGVSLGAILSAAELPVAVVSSSFILQENVQALQWVGVFLILFAIVLTNIKFRRTANNI, translated from the coding sequence ATGAATCGGAATAAATTCACTGGAGGTATTTTTGTTTTTCTTGGGGCATGTAGCTTCGGAGTTCTATCGACGATTGTAAAAAATGCGTATGAGGAAGGTTACACCCTCGGACAAATAACCGGAAGCCAGGCTTTCCTGGGAATGGTGATGTTGTGGGCGCTCTATTCCTTGCAAAAGTTTCTGTTCGGGGCAGGGAACCGCACTCCTTTGGGAGCTGCTGGAAACGCTTCCTCAGGCCGGATAGTGCGTAGCGGAGAACAGCCCCTCCGGTCGCTTGCTGGTGACAATAGTTCTCCAGGCCGGACCGCCTGGTGGAAAGTGGCTTTTGCCGGGATCTTCACAGGATTGGTTGGTATTTTTTACTATCAGTGCGTAAAACTATTACCCGCATCCATTGCCATTATCCTGTTGATGCAATATCTGTGGATCAGCATTTTGATTGAAGCGGTCCTGTTCAGAAAAAAACCGCATAGAATGCAACTGATTGCCGCTTCAATAGTGCTTGTCGGCACGGTGTTCGCGGCAGGTATATTTAACGAGGCTGTGACTTTAAATATAAAAGGGATAGGATTTGGCTTGTTGGCTGCATTTTGTTATGCCCTGTTCCTGATAGCAAGCGGCAGGGTAGGGAATGATCTGCCGGTTTTGAAAAAAGGGGCATTGATGATTACCGGCTCCTGTATTGTCACCTGGATGATTTTTCCACCGTTATTTTTGTTTGATGGACTGTTTTTCGACGGACTTTATAAATGGGGATTGATGCTGGCATTGCTTGGAACCGTTATCCCTCCTCTGTTTTTTTCTTTCGGCATGCCGCGTACCGGAGTTTCGCTGGGCGCTATCCTTAGCGCAGCAGAGTTGCCGGTCGCAGTGGTCTCTTCCAGTTTTATCCTTCAGGAGAATGTGCAGGCGCTTCAATGGGTAGGGGTATTCCTTATCCTCTTTGCCATCGTGCTTACAAATATAAAATTCCGGAGAACAGCAAACAATATATAA
- a CDS encoding nucleotidyltransferase family protein, whose product MMTTDEYLQKLKQFKLQYAEEYGIERIGIFGSVARGEQTEDSDIDIYYEGKSLGLKSLVSFPAELEKFFDMPVDVVRKHKNLRPSFLKRIMSEIVYA is encoded by the coding sequence ATGATGACTACCGATGAATATTTGCAGAAACTGAAACAGTTTAAATTGCAATACGCCGAAGAGTACGGCATAGAGCGCATTGGAATTTTCGGTTCTGTGGCACGCGGCGAACAGACCGAAGACAGCGATATCGATATTTATTACGAAGGCAAGTCGTTGGGATTGAAATCGCTGGTAAGCTTTCCCGCCGAACTCGAAAAGTTTTTCGATATGCCTGTTGATGTTGTGCGCAAACACAAGAACCTGCGCCCTTCTTTCCTTAAACGCATTATGAGTGAGATTGTGTATGCATGA
- a CDS encoding IS3 family transposase produces the protein MSYDTKVKFILLSHIKTGRTFKEGMIFHSDRGIQYACKQTVNLLQYYRVEQSMSGKGNCWDNAVAESFFKSFKTELIYGTKLKTREQTRLDIFEYIESWYNHKRRFSALGNLTIDEYWEQYNIKKQLIKNVA, from the coding sequence TTGTCATACGATACAAAGGTAAAATTTATTTTGTTAAGTCATATTAAAACGGGAAGAACCTTTAAAGAAGGGATGATCTTTCACTCTGACAGGGGCATTCAATATGCCTGCAAACAAACTGTTAATTTGTTGCAGTACTATAGGGTAGAGCAAAGCATGAGTGGGAAAGGCAACTGCTGGGATAACGCGGTGGCTGAAAGTTTCTTTAAATCTTTCAAAACCGAGTTGATTTACGGAACCAAGCTCAAGACAAGAGAGCAAACGCGCTTGGATATATTTGAATATATTGAATCCTGGTATAATCATAAAAGAAGATTCTCAGCATTGGGTAATTTGACTATTGATGAATATTGGGAACAGTATAATATTAAAAAACAATTAATTAAAAATGTCGCTTAA
- a CDS encoding transposase family protein, whose translation MTTSDILERILLPINDLWCVDNVQINEEEKSVYVHLSYKFDFVEIDGRDYPIYDYRHERNWRHLDLWQYKTYLTARIPRYKIGGEIRSVDVSWADTGERLTTLLEKKR comes from the coding sequence ATGACAACAAGCGATATATTAGAAAGAATCTTACTGCCTATCAATGATTTATGGTGTGTAGACAATGTTCAAATAAATGAAGAAGAAAAATCTGTTTATGTTCACCTATCATATAAGTTTGATTTTGTAGAAATTGACGGAAGAGATTACCCCATTTACGATTATCGTCATGAGCGTAATTGGCGTCATTTGGATTTATGGCAATACAAGACCTATTTAACTGCACGTATTCCGCGCTATAAAATAGGCGGTGAAATCCGTTCCGTTGACGTTAGCTGGGCAGATACAGGTGAACGTCTGACGACTTTACTTGAAAAAAAACGATAG
- a CDS encoding ISL3 family transposase produces MSHSQVSRIMHRSVSRGLERRDKSDIYPHLSIDEKATKKGHHYLSILSDERAGVVIEVVSGRTKKSVDDLCVKLSQKQRKSVKTVCTDMWDAYIYGANKYFKEAKLCHDNFHLVGYLNKAVDKVRKREVKTNDALKKSKYLFLKDKMNFTNKQYIAFEAISNANYEVSRAWRVKENFRDIAFRQNRLDALAIYSFWRLDAQRANIKEMNEVVEMFDRHQNGIVNAIETGASNARAERLNSSIQEIKTIARGYRNDDNFRVAILFFHGNLDMYP; encoded by the coding sequence TTGAGCCACTCACAAGTAAGCCGGATAATGCACCGCAGCGTATCTCGAGGGCTGGAACGTCGAGACAAAAGCGACATTTATCCACACCTGAGCATTGACGAGAAAGCAACCAAAAAAGGACATCACTATTTAAGCATCTTATCCGATGAGCGCGCCGGAGTAGTTATTGAGGTTGTATCGGGACGAACCAAAAAAAGCGTAGATGATTTATGCGTAAAACTTTCTCAAAAGCAGCGCAAATCCGTCAAGACCGTATGCACGGATATGTGGGATGCTTATATCTATGGCGCAAATAAGTATTTTAAGGAAGCTAAACTCTGTCATGACAACTTCCATTTGGTGGGCTATTTGAATAAAGCGGTAGATAAAGTTCGCAAGAGAGAAGTTAAAACAAACGATGCCTTAAAGAAGAGCAAGTATCTGTTTTTGAAGGATAAAATGAACTTTACCAATAAACAGTATATTGCTTTCGAGGCTATATCAAATGCCAATTATGAGGTTTCGAGAGCTTGGAGAGTAAAGGAAAATTTTAGAGACATCGCATTTCGCCAAAACCGGCTGGATGCCCTTGCCATATATTCCTTTTGGCGGCTGGATGCCCAAAGGGCGAATATTAAAGAAATGAATGAGGTAGTCGAGATGTTTGACAGACATCAAAACGGCATTGTAAACGCAATAGAAACAGGTGCCTCAAATGCAAGAGCAGAAAGGTTAAACAGTTCAATACAAGAGATAAAAACAATTGCCAGAGGATATAGAAATGATGATAATTTTAGAGTAGCAATTTTGTTTTTCCATGGAAATCTTGATATGTATCCATAA
- a CDS encoding FUSC family membrane protein, with amino-acid sequence MPKDKEMSNGVEPIKDRIADIWINVFWKSPDHLWALKVTVSIAFLLIPTELIFHNSFFGTTLALGVVAMALGETDVHPKGRIKSSSIALILYVITSSLVAIFLPLPAWFAIVLLVLSFSLLLIGGIDLRMQGVTFGTMLILVYSMLAAENSEKWYYLPLFFTLGAFCYAVISILLLYFRPYRLLQQQLARGFHFLAEYIDLKANLFPSDPQVQKVIRTQLAQKNINLAQQIEACKNDLYSYSEECTPEALPVVDHYYRQWFLLQAMQERAISSHEQYDLLSCQVKNSGLLEGFGKLMREIATAVRLYADSLLTERPYKHPFSLKWTITALWAMLDAEKDEPHYLTLSLLLRNLTGLEENLRENEKTIDQIDVTVFHSRKPERTGLKSLLHPTHPRFRFAVRLTLCWMLGYGIMLYLNFGKGSWILMTSLIVVQQTYSATRIRLFHRVFGTLMGVVGGVALAQLLPTTPGQILLLLTSIYFFFYWLKKNYTIAVVFITIFVLAAFNLLSNQGVAVMMPRIIDTLVGGALAYLAVRFIWPDWQYKQLPGLMLNAVAKNRRYFESIYDGSVSEEDYLHNRRTAYNADNALTSAWKWMRLEPKNRRRYQDKAFNLTNLNHALLSYISAFGVHKSAGDLSEKELDLCRDVSDVLRLVSEMLTNNADEKQIEDSFRKANCWDEQIDKMMDDAGNHRVRLIYNIAHVARELLAEAKGIVKLYEV; translated from the coding sequence ATGCCAAAAGATAAAGAGATGAGTAATGGAGTAGAACCGATAAAAGATAGGATAGCCGACATCTGGATCAATGTGTTCTGGAAAAGCCCCGATCATTTGTGGGCATTGAAGGTGACCGTATCCATTGCTTTCCTGCTGATCCCCACCGAGTTGATATTCCATAACTCCTTTTTTGGTACGACTCTGGCACTGGGAGTGGTGGCGATGGCATTGGGAGAAACCGATGTGCATCCGAAAGGAAGGATCAAATCTTCCTCCATAGCGCTAATACTTTACGTAATTACCAGTAGTTTAGTGGCTATCTTTCTACCTCTGCCGGCCTGGTTTGCTATTGTGTTGCTTGTTCTCTCCTTTTCCCTCCTTTTGATTGGAGGTATCGATTTACGGATGCAGGGAGTTACTTTCGGGACAATGCTTATTTTGGTCTATTCCATGCTGGCGGCTGAAAACAGTGAAAAATGGTATTATCTCCCCCTGTTTTTCACCCTTGGAGCCTTTTGTTATGCCGTGATCTCTATCCTGCTACTTTACTTCAGGCCTTATCGGCTATTGCAACAACAGCTTGCCCGTGGTTTTCACTTCCTGGCAGAATATATCGACCTGAAGGCAAATCTATTCCCCAGCGATCCCCAGGTACAAAAAGTTATCAGGACCCAACTGGCACAGAAAAATATAAATCTGGCGCAACAGATCGAAGCATGCAAGAACGATCTTTACAGCTATTCGGAAGAATGCACTCCTGAAGCGCTTCCGGTGGTGGATCATTACTATCGGCAATGGTTTTTGCTGCAGGCCATGCAGGAGAGGGCCATATCGAGCCATGAGCAGTACGATTTATTATCGTGCCAGGTGAAAAACAGCGGTTTGCTGGAAGGATTCGGGAAGCTGATGAGGGAAATTGCAACGGCAGTGCGTCTCTATGCCGACTCCCTGCTGACCGAACGGCCTTACAAGCATCCATTCTCGTTGAAATGGACGATAACGGCGCTATGGGCAATGCTCGATGCAGAGAAAGACGAACCCCATTATCTTACTTTGTCGTTACTGCTGAGAAACCTGACGGGGTTGGAAGAAAATCTCCGGGAGAATGAAAAAACCATCGACCAGATAGATGTGACGGTCTTTCATTCCCGGAAGCCGGAGAGAACCGGTTTGAAATCACTGTTACATCCCACTCATCCCCGTTTTCGCTTTGCAGTGAGGCTTACCTTGTGTTGGATGCTGGGATATGGGATCATGCTTTATTTGAATTTCGGGAAGGGTTCATGGATACTGATGACATCACTGATTGTCGTCCAGCAAACCTATAGTGCTACGCGTATCCGCCTCTTTCACCGTGTGTTCGGTACCTTGATGGGTGTGGTTGGAGGGGTCGCCCTGGCACAACTGCTGCCCACCACTCCGGGACAGATACTCTTGTTGCTCACCTCCATCTACTTCTTCTTTTACTGGCTGAAGAAAAACTATACGATCGCTGTCGTCTTTATCACTATCTTCGTGCTGGCAGCTTTCAATTTGCTTTCCAACCAGGGAGTGGCCGTAATGATGCCCCGTATCATTGATACGTTGGTGGGCGGCGCGCTTGCCTATCTGGCTGTGCGCTTTATCTGGCCCGATTGGCAGTATAAGCAGCTCCCGGGGCTGATGCTGAATGCGGTGGCAAAAAACAGGCGTTATTTCGAGAGCATCTATGACGGTTCCGTCTCCGAGGAGGATTATCTTCACAACCGGCGTACCGCTTACAATGCCGACAACGCCCTGACCTCCGCCTGGAAATGGATGCGGCTGGAACCCAAGAACAGGCGCAGGTACCAGGATAAGGCTTTTAACCTCACTAACCTGAACCATGCCCTGCTGTCCTATATCTCCGCTTTCGGTGTCCATAAGTCGGCCGGCGACCTGTCGGAGAAAGAACTTGATCTCTGCCGTGATGTGAGCGACGTACTCCGGCTGGTTTCGGAGATGTTAACCAACAACGCCGATGAAAAGCAGATTGAGGACAGTTTCCGGAAAGCAAACTGTTGGGACGAACAGATCGACAAAATGATGGATGATGCCGGAAATCATAGGGTAAGGCTTATTTACAATATAGCCCATGTTGCGCGTGAGTTGCTGGCAGAGGCAAAAGGGATTGTGAAACTGTATGAGGTATAA
- a CDS encoding DUF5686 family protein yields MKKISILLFFLFLISAGVSVFGQNTLLKGVVTDAKYHTPVPYAALFIQGTSIGTVADNTGEFSLSVPDSITDRRLMVAREGFQLMSLSLDEHETERLIVALEPDDYVDRVRAIQDSIAVNSGAFGAFLARAVKFVTNDWIPLGDPETNRFDFGRIQTIPTYNPIEGIRLRAGIASNSRLSPHFFVKGYLAYGFRDQQLKYRGEAIYSFNKKAYHEDEFPKNNLRLVYENDLYSPGDMHSYALNDLLLITYRRSKNEAAYRNFAELNYEREYKNGLAHTFRVRRSRLVPQGKLQFDQDFEEGKVLTRGELNTTDVGVRLRYSVREAYHQQKRKRIPLEITSPVFFLSHTMGVDGFMGGEVAYHRSEFSAQKRFLLGNAGRLDVVGEVMKVWDKVPFPLLVYPNQRYRYHIENNFFFLNRPLEFVADEQYTLRMTFVGDDLLLAKMPVADMLQLKELVSFRIAHGRLSDKNNPALSPEGLYRFPSVSRQYGTVPYMEGSIGITNILGLLRVEYVHRFTYRDHPDALLGAFRVDVTL; encoded by the coding sequence ATGAAAAAAATTTCAATATTATTGTTTTTCCTGTTTTTGATAAGTGCCGGTGTTTCGGTATTTGGACAAAACACGCTACTCAAAGGGGTGGTGACGGATGCAAAGTATCACACTCCGGTACCTTATGCAGCGCTCTTTATCCAGGGAACCTCTATTGGAACCGTAGCCGATAATACAGGAGAATTTTCGCTTTCTGTTCCCGATTCAATTACCGACAGGCGACTGATGGTCGCAAGGGAGGGATTCCAACTGATGTCCCTTTCTTTGGATGAGCACGAAACGGAGAGACTGATCGTGGCGCTGGAACCGGACGACTATGTGGATAGAGTTCGTGCGATACAGGATAGTATAGCCGTGAATTCAGGAGCCTTCGGTGCGTTTCTTGCCAGAGCGGTAAAGTTCGTGACAAACGACTGGATTCCGCTCGGAGATCCGGAAACTAACCGGTTCGACTTTGGAAGGATACAGACTATTCCCACTTATAACCCTATTGAAGGAATCCGGCTCAGGGCAGGTATTGCCTCCAATTCCAGGTTGAGTCCCCACTTTTTCGTGAAGGGATACCTGGCATATGGTTTCAGGGACCAACAGCTTAAATACCGTGGTGAGGCCATCTACTCATTCAACAAAAAAGCCTATCATGAGGATGAGTTCCCGAAAAACAACCTGAGATTGGTGTATGAAAACGATCTCTATTCTCCCGGGGATATGCATTCTTATGCCCTGAACGACCTGCTACTGATCACTTACAGGCGATCAAAGAATGAAGCGGCCTATCGTAATTTTGCAGAGCTTAATTATGAGAGGGAGTATAAAAACGGATTGGCACACACATTCCGGGTGAGACGGTCACGGTTAGTCCCCCAGGGAAAATTGCAATTCGACCAGGATTTTGAAGAGGGCAAAGTCCTTACAAGGGGCGAATTAAATACTACCGATGTAGGTGTACGACTGCGCTATTCGGTGAGAGAGGCCTATCATCAGCAAAAACGGAAGAGAATACCTTTGGAAATAACTTCTCCGGTCTTTTTCCTTTCCCATACGATGGGTGTTGATGGTTTTATGGGTGGTGAAGTAGCCTATCACAGGTCTGAATTTTCAGCCCAGAAGCGTTTTTTACTGGGGAATGCCGGTCGTTTGGATGTGGTAGGAGAGGTGATGAAGGTATGGGATAAAGTGCCTTTCCCATTACTGGTGTATCCTAATCAACGGTACCGGTACCATATTGAGAATAACTTTTTTTTCCTGAACCGGCCATTGGAATTTGTGGCCGACGAGCAATATACGTTGCGGATGACTTTTGTGGGAGATGATCTGCTGTTGGCAAAAATGCCGGTCGCAGACATGTTGCAATTAAAGGAACTGGTCTCATTCAGGATCGCCCATGGGCGGCTGAGTGATAAGAACAACCCGGCACTCTCTCCGGAAGGGTTATACCGTTTTCCGTCCGTATCACGCCAATACGGTACTGTACCCTATATGGAAGGATCTATAGGCATTACCAATATTCTCGGGCTTTTGCGTGTGGAGTATGTCCACCGTTTTACCTATCGTGATCATCCCGATGCCCTTCTCGGTGCTTTTAGGGTAGACGTAACGTTATGA
- the ettA gene encoding energy-dependent translational throttle protein EttA: MSDDKKIIFSMVGVSKTFPPHKQVLKDIYLSFFYGAKIGIIGLNGSGKSTLLKIIAGIEKEYQGEVVSDKSFSVGYLEQDPALDADKTVIEIVREGVQPVMDLLNEYEEINLKFGLPEYYEDEEKMNSLFARQAELQDKLDAVDAWNIDNRLERAMDALRCPPEDQPIRELSGGERRRVALCRLLLQEPDVLLLDEPTNHLDAESIDWLEQHLQQYKGTVICITHDRYFLDHVAGWILELDRGEGIPWKGNYTSWLEQKTKRMEQEEKQISKRRKTLERELEWINLAPKARQAKGKARLNSYERLLNEDQKEREEKLEIFIPNGPRLGNKVIEAVNVKKAFGDKLLFDNLNFMLPPNGIVGVIGPNGAGKTTLFRLIQGMETPDAGKFEVGETVVTAYVDQAHEAIDPEKTVYQVVSGGSEFVRVGGKEINARAYLSRFNFSGADQEKLCGVLSGGERNRLHLALTLKAGANVLLLDEPTNDIDVNTLRALEEGLDNFAGCAVVISHDRWFLDRICTHILAFEGNSEVFYFEGSYSEYEENKKMRLGNEEPKRVRYRKL, encoded by the coding sequence ATGTCCGACGATAAAAAGATTATTTTTTCCATGGTGGGCGTGAGCAAAACGTTTCCGCCACACAAACAGGTATTGAAAGATATTTACCTCTCCTTTTTTTATGGTGCTAAAATCGGCATTATCGGTCTGAACGGCTCGGGAAAGTCGACGCTGTTGAAGATCATTGCCGGAATTGAGAAAGAGTATCAGGGTGAAGTAGTATCCGATAAAAGCTTCTCGGTCGGTTACCTGGAACAGGACCCTGCGCTGGATGCCGATAAAACGGTGATTGAAATTGTCCGTGAAGGTGTACAGCCTGTGATGGATCTGCTGAACGAATATGAAGAGATCAACCTGAAATTCGGACTTCCTGAGTATTATGAGGACGAAGAGAAGATGAATTCCCTCTTTGCCCGTCAGGCCGAATTGCAGGATAAACTGGATGCTGTTGATGCGTGGAATATCGATAACCGGCTGGAACGTGCGATGGATGCCTTGCGCTGTCCCCCGGAAGATCAACCTATACGTGAACTATCGGGTGGGGAGCGCCGTCGAGTGGCGCTTTGCCGGTTGTTGTTACAGGAACCTGACGTGCTGCTGCTGGACGAGCCGACCAATCACCTCGACGCGGAGTCGATCGACTGGCTGGAACAACATCTCCAACAGTACAAGGGTACGGTGATCTGTATCACGCACGACCGTTATTTCCTCGATCATGTGGCCGGCTGGATTTTGGAATTGGATCGCGGAGAGGGAATCCCGTGGAAAGGAAATTATACCTCATGGCTCGAACAAAAAACTAAACGGATGGAGCAGGAGGAAAAACAGATCAGCAAGCGGCGTAAGACACTGGAACGGGAGTTGGAATGGATCAATCTGGCGCCCAAGGCACGCCAGGCAAAAGGAAAAGCGCGTCTGAATTCTTATGAGAGGCTGTTGAATGAGGATCAGAAAGAGCGGGAAGAGAAACTGGAAATCTTTATCCCTAACGGCCCGAGACTGGGAAATAAGGTGATTGAAGCGGTCAATGTAAAGAAAGCATTCGGTGACAAACTATTGTTCGATAACCTGAACTTTATGCTGCCGCCCAACGGTATTGTGGGGGTAATTGGTCCCAATGGTGCGGGAAAGACCACCCTCTTCAGGTTGATTCAGGGGATGGAAACCCCGGATGCGGGAAAATTTGAGGTGGGCGAAACGGTGGTAACAGCTTATGTGGATCAGGCACACGAAGCCATCGACCCTGAGAAAACAGTTTACCAGGTCGTCTCCGGTGGTTCGGAATTTGTACGCGTAGGCGGAAAAGAGATCAATGCCCGCGCTTATCTTTCCCGATTTAACTTCTCGGGTGCCGACCAGGAAAAACTGTGCGGTGTGCTGTCGGGTGGTGAACGGAACCGCCTCCATCTGGCACTGACACTTAAAGCAGGCGCTAACGTACTGTTGCTCGACGAGCCGACTAACGATATCGATGTGAACACTTTGCGTGCATTGGAGGAAGGGTTGGACAACTTTGCCGGATGTGCCGTAGTGATCTCGCACGACCGTTGGTTCCTGGATCGTATCTGTACCCATATCCTCGCTTTCGAAGGCAATTCTGAGGTATTCTATTTCGAGGGTTCCTACAGCGAGTATGAGGAAAACAAGAAGATGCGACTCGGGAACGAAGAGCCGAAAAGGGTGCGTTACAGGAAACTGTGA
- a CDS encoding patatin-like phospholipase family protein — MQKGKKVALVLATGGARGLAHIGVIEELIRQNYSISSVAGCSMGAFVGAAFASGYWNECKEVLCNINRKTIFQFVDFSLSRKGIIGGRKMYKKMEQIFSDTKIEDLKIPFTAVATNILNQQEVIFNQGKIIDALRASISLPFIFKPYEFNNMSLIDGGLLNPLPLDKVSRTTDDILIGVSIGAKKNVLKTYNKFSLLMDSAAMIVQTNIRKSCIEIKPDLMIEVPAGDYSIFNFKKYTELVEEGAKATQKALQAYSLPV, encoded by the coding sequence ATGCAGAAGGGTAAAAAAGTGGCTTTGGTTTTGGCAACAGGTGGTGCAAGAGGATTAGCTCATATTGGTGTTATAGAAGAGTTAATCAGACAAAATTATTCTATTTCTTCTGTCGCGGGTTGTTCAATGGGAGCTTTTGTGGGGGCCGCTTTTGCTTCGGGTTATTGGAATGAATGTAAAGAAGTCCTTTGCAATATTAACAGAAAGACTATTTTCCAATTCGTTGATTTCAGCTTAAGTCGGAAAGGCATTATTGGTGGAAGGAAAATGTATAAAAAGATGGAGCAAATATTTTCCGATACCAAGATTGAGGATCTGAAAATACCGTTTACTGCAGTTGCGACAAATATATTGAATCAACAAGAAGTTATTTTCAACCAAGGAAAAATTATTGATGCTTTACGGGCATCCATTTCCCTACCTTTTATCTTTAAACCGTATGAATTTAATAATATGTCTTTAATCGATGGTGGGTTATTGAATCCATTGCCGTTGGACAAAGTTTCTCGTACGACTGATGATATTCTGATTGGAGTGTCTATAGGTGCAAAAAAGAATGTGCTGAAAACATACAATAAATTCTCTCTTTTGATGGACTCGGCTGCCATGATTGTTCAGACCAATATCAGAAAGAGCTGTATAGAGATTAAACCTGATCTTATGATTGAGGTTCCTGCGGGTGATTACAGTATCTTCAACTTTAAAAAATATACTGAATTGGTAGAGGAAGGAGCAAAAGCAACTCAAAAAGCATTACAAGCTTACTCTCTCCCCGTTTGA
- a CDS encoding ABC transporter ATP-binding protein, whose product MRTILMPVSEILRIKMNNKALTTSNLIFSYNRSITFGFPDIDCAPGNHCIIMGPSGCGKTTFLHLIAGLLKPDSGEVIIQGIDTVRLHSGEADRFRGKNIGIIYQKPHFIQWLTAFENLQIARYLNNLATENEDINHLLRSLNLEDKAKSKPSQMSQGELQRLSIARAVINKPALILADEPTSSLDDKNCTEALNLLKRQAEELQASLVIATHDKRLLDHFPNRIFL is encoded by the coding sequence ATGAGAACAATTCTCATGCCCGTTTCAGAAATACTTCGTATAAAAATGAATAATAAAGCACTAACAACAAGCAATTTGATTTTTTCCTATAACAGGTCGATTACATTCGGTTTTCCCGATATCGACTGCGCGCCGGGGAATCACTGCATCATTATGGGGCCGTCGGGCTGCGGAAAAACAACCTTTCTGCATCTTATTGCCGGATTGTTAAAGCCTGATTCGGGAGAAGTGATCATCCAAGGTATCGATACCGTCCGGTTACATAGTGGTGAAGCCGATCGGTTCCGGGGAAAAAATATCGGGATCATCTACCAGAAACCGCACTTTATACAATGGCTGACGGCTTTTGAAAATTTACAGATCGCACGTTATCTCAATAATCTGGCAACGGAAAATGAAGATATAAACCACCTGCTTCGTTCTTTAAATCTGGAAGACAAAGCAAAGAGCAAGCCGTCACAAATGAGCCAGGGAGAATTACAACGCTTGTCGATTGCACGGGCAGTGATCAATAAGCCCGCCCTTATCCTGGCCGATGAACCGACATCGAGCCTCGACGACAAAAATTGCACGGAGGCATTGAATCTACTCAAACGCCAAGCAGAGGAACTGCAGGCAAGCCTTGTGATCGCCACCCACGATAAACGGTTGCTGGATCATTTTCCAAACAGGATTTTCTTATAA